In one Pedosphaera parvula Ellin514 genomic region, the following are encoded:
- a CDS encoding SDR family NAD(P)-dependent oxidoreductase, producing the protein MNRRTAQSLAGLLVGFGIGAALEARRIRSRFSFYDRTVVITGGARGLGLVMARQLAGEGAQLALLARDLDELRRAESELSQLGADVLILPCDLRDQNQVNEAIQRTIAHFGSIDVLINNAGIIQVGPLEHMTVEDFQNAMAIHFYGPLYTTLAVLPHMQRARRGRIVNISSIGGKIAFPHLLPYTASKFALVGLSDGLRAELRRDNIFVTTVCPGLMRTGSPPNAQFKGHHQREYAWFAISDSLPLLSVDADRAAHKIIEACRRGSARLTVGVQTKAAILLNELFPGAGASLLSFANRLMPAPDPSGSNKTYTGRESQSAWAPSILTRLSEKAAASNNENPLPD; encoded by the coding sequence ATGAATAGGAGAACTGCTCAATCACTTGCAGGGCTGCTGGTAGGATTTGGCATCGGCGCAGCATTGGAAGCCAGGCGGATACGCTCACGTTTTTCTTTTTATGATCGCACCGTGGTCATCACCGGAGGAGCCCGGGGGCTGGGCCTTGTCATGGCCCGCCAACTGGCTGGTGAAGGTGCTCAACTCGCCTTACTGGCCCGTGACCTAGATGAACTCCGACGTGCAGAATCTGAACTGAGCCAGTTGGGAGCCGACGTGCTAATCCTGCCATGCGACTTACGCGATCAAAACCAGGTAAATGAAGCGATCCAGCGGACCATTGCTCATTTCGGCAGCATCGATGTACTCATTAATAACGCCGGCATTATCCAGGTCGGACCATTGGAGCACATGACAGTGGAGGATTTTCAAAATGCGATGGCCATTCACTTTTACGGCCCACTGTATACCACGCTTGCAGTGTTGCCGCACATGCAGCGCGCCCGTCGCGGCCGCATCGTGAACATCTCCTCCATTGGCGGCAAAATCGCCTTTCCGCATCTGCTGCCTTACACCGCCAGCAAATTCGCCCTCGTCGGACTCTCAGATGGATTGCGAGCAGAACTTCGCCGGGACAACATTTTTGTGACCACCGTTTGTCCGGGCCTGATGCGCACTGGCTCGCCGCCGAATGCACAATTCAAAGGCCACCACCAACGCGAATATGCCTGGTTTGCCATCAGCGATTCCCTGCCACTGCTCTCGGTCGATGCCGACCGCGCCGCCCACAAAATCATCGAAGCCTGCCGTCGCGGCTCGGCACGATTGACCGTTGGAGTGCAAACCAAAGCGGCGATCCTGCTCAATGAACTTTTCCCCGGTGCAGGCGCCAGCCTGTTGTCCTTCGCCAACCGTCTCATGCCCGCACCTGATCCCAGTGGAAGCAACAAGACTTATACCGGGCGTGAGAGCCAATCCGCGTGGGCACCTTCCATTTTAACACGTCTCAGTGAAAAAGCGGCGGCCAGTAATAACGAAAACCCCTTGCCAGATTAA